One window of the Labeo rohita strain BAU-BD-2019 chromosome 9, IGBB_LRoh.1.0, whole genome shotgun sequence genome contains the following:
- the gpr156 gene encoding probable G-protein coupled receptor 156, with the protein MEAGPNCSSHCESGVCFIYPGVNSQQGWDVLQRLCALSARGVDLQSRSLSPALRAVVWTLLSCGILLALFFLIFTLRFKNNRIVKMSSPNLNVLTLCGSVLTYGSGFLFAMEERALLSGAGSRAVLQARIWTLCIGSSLVFGPILGKTWRLYRVFTQRVPDKRVIIRDIQLMGLVALLVLVDVVVLAAWGLTDPIKCSRSVSAMVKVVERDASYSLSQLDSCSSLYSDLWVILLSVLKGSLLLYGTYLAGLTSNVSLPPVNQSVTIIGAVCLVTMSSAVAVPVSLYLYAWPNVVYSVVSGAIFICTMAIDCLLFVPQLTQWRQFEEETNSHPSQMAKYFSSPSKTTHSMYSEDEIYYLLGENDSMKRLINEKNAVIDSLQEQVNNAKDKLLKLMTASHPLDEGEMDSSNTNLNSTSTQTTVVSPDSPTLMKYSEVAPTRAFSPPPYVPPPPLPAHTTSQQTSPEGPVATEVPPSSTHLRSSPPQDDSEVPQVVSLNENTEEVAPTMNNIRNSGLGKEISEKPLDVPLDQDKLAQGFSRLGPAWCSSSHVESPGPSASVELPTMSPTGRMGFVTNEQLVEILQDLSMDAISSSVKSPDRARSPSLNPDELGTALSPRSPLQFFFPTISPYLMRKRRPPFYSSRGGPPPYYFPGSVPPGRGRASALMDNEKLRDDDSQRHDLWDERKRRRRNAKAQARRGSGQESWECSSHKCTITPFTGQVPQPASAEGVKHSEEPYDYSDSDSSSSEDYCYYQRPYCGACHHPYDSTDSLTSGTSDSEDEDFCHSGHPVVNFKVDLKPTFV; encoded by the exons ATGGAGGCAGGACCGAACTGCAGCTCTCACTGTGAGTCTGGCGTCTGCTTCATCTACCCAGGAGTGAACAGCCAGCAGGGCTGGGACGTCCTGCAGAGACTCTGTGCGCTCTCAGCG AGGGGTGTGGATCTACAAAGTCGATCGCTGTCTCCTGCTCTTCGTGCTGTAGTCTGGACACTGCTCTCTTGTGGGATTCTGCTGGCGCTCTTTTTCCTCATTTTTACACTGCGCTTCAAAAACAACAG GATAGTGAAGATGTCCAGTCCCAATCTGAATGTGCTGACTCTCTGTGGCAGTGTACTCACTTACGGCAGCGGCTTCTTATTCGCCATGGAGGAGAGAGCACTGCTGTCTGGAGCAGGATCAAGAGCTGTCTTAcag GCGCGGATATGGACACTGTGTATTGGCAGCTCTCTGGTGTTTGGCCCCATTCTTGGGAAAACATGGCGGCTCTATAGAGTATTCACTCAGCGTGTGCCCGACAAAAGAGTG ATTATTAGAGACATCCAGCTGATGGGTCTGGTTGCTCTGCTGGTCCTAGTGGATGTTGTTGTTCTAGCAGCATGGGGTTTGACAGATCCGATCAAGTGCTCTCGCTCTGTTAGTGCTATGGTGAAG GTAGTAGAGCGGGACGCATCCTACTCTCTGTCCCAGTTGGACTCCTGTTCTTCTCTCTACTCTGACCTGTGGGTAATCCTGCTCTCTGTGCTCAAg GGCAGCCTCCTCCTGTACGGCACGTATCTTGCTGGCCTGACAAGCAATGTGAGCTTACCTCCTGTAAACCAGTCTGTGACCATCATAGGTGCTGTCTGCCTGGTTACCATGTCGAGCGCTGTGGCTGTACCTGTCTCTCTTTACCTGTACGCCTGGCCCAATGTGGTCTACAGTGTAGTGTCTGGAGCCATCTTCATCTGCACAATGGCCATAGACTGTCTACTGTTTGTCCCTCAA CTGACCCAGTGGAGACAGTTTGAAGAGGAAACAAACTCTCACCCCAGTCAAATGGCCAAATACTTCAGCAGTCCCAGCAAGACCACACACTCCATGTACAGCGAGGATGAGATCTATTATCTGCTTGGAGAAAATGACTCCATGAAAAGACTCATTAATGAG AAGAATGCCGTTATTGATAGCCTACAGGAACAAGTGAACAATGCCAAGGACAAGCTGCTCAAACTGATGACTGCTAGCCACCCCTTGGACGAGGGAGAAATGGACTCCTCCAACACTAACCTCAACTCCACCTCCACCCAAACCACAGTGGTATCTCCTGATTCTCCAACTCTAATGAAATACTCAGAAGTTGCTCCCACCAGAGCTTTCTCTCCACCTCCCTATGTACCTCCTCCACCGCTTCCCGCTCACACTACCTCACAGCAAACATCCCCTGAAGGTCCAGTAGCTACAGAAGTTCCTCCTTCTTCAACACACCTGAGGTCTTCACCTCCTCAAGATGACAGTGAGGTCCCTCAGGTTGTAAGTCTGAATGAAAACACAGAAGAAGTAGCTCCAACCATGAACAATATTAGAAACTCAGGTCTTGGAAAAGAGATTTCGGAGAAGCCACTTGATGTGCCTTTGGATCAGGACAAATTAGCACAAGGCTTCTCTCGCCTGGGACCAGCTTGGTGTAGTTCATCTCACGTTGAGTCTCCAGGGCCTTCAGCCTCTGTTGAGCTTCCCACCATGTCCCCAACGGGACGAATGGGTTTTGTAACCAATGAGCAGCTGGTGGAGATCTTGCAGGACCTAAGCATGGATGCCATAAGCAGCTCCGTCAAATCCCCTGACCGGGCGCGAAGCCCATCCCTCAATCCAGATGAACTGGGCACAGCTCTTTCTCCTCGATCTCCTCTACAGTTCTTCTTCCCCACCATCTCACCCTATCTCATGCGTAAACGCAGACCTCCGTTTTACTCCTCAAGAGGTGGACCTCCACCTTACTATTTTCCAGGCTCGGTTCCTCCAGGGCGGGGAAGGGCATCAGCACTAATGGACAATGAAAAGTTAAGAGACGATGACTCTCAAAGACATGACTTGTGGGATGAGAGAAAGAGGCGGAGGAGGAATGCGAAAGCACAGGCTCGACGTGGCTCGGGACAGGAGAGTTGGGAGTGTTCTTCTCACAAGTGCACAATTACGCCTTTCACTGGACAGGTTCCTCAGCCTGCCTCTGCAGAGGGGGTTAAACACTCAGAGGAGCCATATGACTACTCAGACTCTGACTCTAGCAGCTCGGAGGACTATTGTTACTATCAGCGGCCCTACTGCGGGGCCTGTCATCACCCCTATGACTCCACAGACAGCCTCACCTCAGGGACCTCTGACAGTGAGGATGAGGACTTCTGCCACTCAGGACATCCTGTTGTGAACTTTAAAGTCGACCTTAAACCAACCTTTGTCTGA